A portion of the Malania oleifera isolate guangnan ecotype guangnan chromosome 3, ASM2987363v1, whole genome shotgun sequence genome contains these proteins:
- the LOC131151228 gene encoding beta-D-xylosidase 1-like — translation MYNVGQAGLTYWSPNVNILRDPRWGRSQETPGEDPLVVSTYATSYVKGLQDVAGQGNENRLKVAACCKHYTAYDLDKWKAVDRFHFNAEVSQQDLDETYNVPFKACITEANVASVMCSYNQVNGKPTCADPDLLGKTIRGQWNLSGYIVSDCDSVDVLFKYQRYTKRPEDAAALTIKAGLDLNCGSFLARYTEAAVRQGKLNERDVNTALTNTIKVQMRLGMFDGDPSLQQSFGLLGPANVCTKAHQKLALEAAQQGIVLLQNLGKSLPLSASCRPTVAVIGPNANATVTMIGNYAGVPCGYISPLQGIGNYVNTTYAQGCTNVACSGKQDQLFLAAEAAAQRADATILVMGLDQSIEAEGRDRTVLLLPGRQQELISRVGKASRGPAILVLMSGGPIDISFAQNIDANVAAILWAGYPGQAGGAAIADVLFGKVNPGGKLPMTWYPQSYVDKVPMTNMAMRPNSSTDYPGRTYRFYEGAAVYWFGDGLSYTNFEHTLVGAPTTLQVPISNLRAFKNSTSSSNAIRVAHTKCEGLSLRVHVDISNTGSRDGSHTLLLFNTPPVHKQAPKKHLVGFKKVHLVAGSRGGVMMDVDVCKHLSIVDEFGIRRVVMGKHTLHIGDDGLKHVVSLQTSLEGMKPL, via the exons ATGTATAATGTAGGACAGGCTGGTTTGACATATTGGAGTCCTAATGTGAACATTCTTAGAGACCCAAGGTGGGGTCGTTCACAAGAGACTCCCGGCGAAGATCCTCTTGTGGTCAGCACTTATGCAACCAGCTATGTTAAGGGATTACAGGACGTCGCTGGGCAAGGCAATGAGAACCGATTAAAGGTCGCTGCTTGTTGTAAGCACTACACAGCGTACGACCTTGACAAATGGAAAGCCGTTGATAGATTTCACTTCAATGCTGAG GTGAGCCAACAAGACTTGGACGAGACATATAATGTCCCGTTCAAAGCCTGCATAACGGAAGCCAATGTTGCTAGTGTCATGTGCTCTTATAATCAAGTTAATGGAAAGCCTACTTGTGCAGACCCTGACCTCCTTGGCAAGACCATTCGTGGTCAATGGAACCTTAGTGG GTACATTGTGTCCGATTGTGACTCAGTCGATGTCTTGTTTAAATATCAGAGATACACAAAAAGGCCTGAAGATGCTGCTGCCTTAACCATCAAGGCAG GTTTGGATTTGAATTGTGGGTCTTTCCTAGCACGTTACACCGAAGCTGCTGTGAGGCAAGGCAAGCTAAATGAAAGGGACGTGAACACAGCCTTGACCAATACAATTAAGGTCCAAATGAGATTGGGCATGTTTGATGGTGACCCATCTTTGCAACAATCCTTTGGGCTACTAGGCCCAGCAAATGTGTGCACGAAGGCCCACCAAAAGTTGGCCCTTGAGGCAGCCCAACAAGGAATTGTCCTTCTTCAAAACCTAGGAAAATCATTGCCCTTATCAGCTTCCTGTCGGCCCACCGTGGCTGTCATTGGGCCTAACGCAAATGCTACTGTCACCATGATAGGAAACTATGCCG GTGTTCCTTGTGGGTACATAAGCCCTCTACAAGGAATTGGCAATTACGTCAACACCACTTATGCACAAGGGTGCACAAATGTAGCATGCAGCGGCAAGCAAGACCAGCTATTTCTGGCGGCAGAGGCAGCAGCCCAACGGGCCGATGCCACAATTTTGGTAATGGGCCTAGACCAGTCCATTGAAGCAGAGGGCAGAGACAGGACTGTGCTCCTCTTACCTGGACGCCAACAAGAGCTCATTTCGAGAGTGGGCAAGGCCTCGAGAGGCCCAGCCATTTTAGTATTGATGTCTGGTGGCCCAATTGATATTTCGTTCGCGCAAAATATTGACGCTAATGTTGCTGCAATTTTATGGGCCGGGTACCCTGGTCAAGCCGGAGGTGCAGCGATTGCAGACGTTTTGTTTGGAAAAGTCAATCCAG GGGGAAAGTTGCCCATGACATGGTATCCACAGAGCTACGTGGATAAGGTTCCAATGACTAACATGGCCATGAGACCTAACTCATCAACAGATTACCCGGGTCGGACTTACCGATTCTATGAAGGCGCTGCAGTGTATTGGTTTGGGGATGGACTCAGCTACACCAACTTCGAACACACCTTGGTTGGAGCCCCGACAACGCTTCAAGTGCCCATTTCTAATCTCCGCGCATTCAAAAACTCAACCTCATCAAGCAACGCTATTCGAGTCGCTCACACCAAATGTGAAGGACTCTCATTGCGCGTGCACGTTGACATAAGCAACACTGGATCCAGAGATGGGTCTCACACCCTCCTGCTATTCAACACGCCTCCTGTTCACAAACAGGCTCCTAAGAAACATTTGGTTGGTTTTAAGAAGGTCCACCTGGTGGCTGGGTCGAGAGGAGGAGTCATGATGGATGTTGATGTGTGCAAACATCTTAGCATTGTGGACGAATTCGGAATTCGAAGGGTCGTCATGGGCAAACATACCCTTCACATTGGTGATGACGGTCTTAAGCATGTCGTTTCCCTCCAAACAAGTTTAGAGGGAATGAAGCCTCTCTAA